The following proteins are co-located in the Microcystis wesenbergii NRERC-220 genome:
- a CDS encoding aminotransferase class I/II-fold pyridoxal phosphate-dependent enzyme, with amino-acid sequence MKISKNLPNLGGSISPNLLEGEKIGQIERVHLVANRIMRLNAIEKGIELIDMGTDYYYPFYHEYEPTKQALQALGSYADEVLHYPSSYGLISLRSSFQDFMSTQFNVELDLHQEIMITTGASQVFDALSRSFAGTYVLIPEFTLSTVAIIAGGNGAKLIRLPVGECGFFDLIEAEKIVNNLPEKSIRFLYLNSPCNPNGKVAKWEYLNELVQFALRQEILILHDMDSWYTTHNNETDLVNILEIPQAKRCSLTVLSLSKEFGLPGLRIGLVAGNDYAINVIRMHNSTFSVMIPEVCQYAAKAALDSFNAEHQKPEINEYVGYLIKKSIAGWQSMGWPPEAIHSPDGGFKYLLSVPPHLQSQGEFTAVELFDYYVLSRAYVKLSTIRSFNPERQQYIRLIVMQNEALLEEAFRRMKEIGVDYHSMQLPDSLGQEYATLIKENIGGDF; translated from the coding sequence ATGAAAATCTCGAAAAATTTACCCAATCTTGGTGGTAGTATCTCCCCCAATTTGCTTGAAGGAGAAAAGATAGGTCAAATCGAAAGAGTGCATTTAGTCGCCAATCGAATTATGCGATTAAATGCCATTGAAAAAGGAATTGAATTGATTGACATGGGAACTGACTACTATTACCCATTTTATCATGAATACGAACCAACCAAACAAGCTTTACAAGCGTTAGGAAGCTACGCTGATGAAGTATTACACTATCCATCTTCTTACGGTTTAATTTCCCTGCGTAGTTCTTTTCAAGACTTTATGTCAACTCAGTTCAATGTCGAGCTAGATTTGCATCAAGAAATTATGATTACCACTGGAGCATCTCAAGTTTTTGATGCTCTATCTCGGTCTTTTGCTGGAACTTATGTGCTGATTCCAGAGTTTACGTTATCCACAGTAGCAATTATTGCTGGTGGTAATGGGGCAAAATTAATCCGTTTACCAGTCGGAGAATGTGGATTTTTCGATTTGATTGAAGCAGAAAAGATCGTCAATAATTTGCCTGAAAAATCTATCCGTTTTCTGTATTTAAATTCTCCCTGTAATCCCAACGGAAAAGTAGCTAAATGGGAGTATCTAAATGAGTTAGTACAATTTGCCTTAAGACAGGAAATTCTAATTTTACACGACATGGATTCGTGGTACACTACTCACAATAATGAAACGGATTTGGTTAATATTTTAGAAATTCCCCAAGCAAAACGATGTAGCCTCACAGTATTATCCCTGAGTAAAGAGTTTGGATTACCCGGACTACGAATTGGTTTGGTGGCCGGAAATGATTATGCAATCAATGTAATTCGGATGCACAATTCAACTTTTTCTGTGATGATTCCAGAGGTTTGTCAGTATGCAGCAAAAGCAGCCTTAGACAGTTTTAATGCGGAACACCAAAAACCAGAAATCAATGAATATGTCGGCTATTTAATTAAAAAATCTATCGCCGGATGGCAAAGCATGGGATGGCCGCCAGAAGCGATTCACTCTCCAGATGGAGGATTTAAATATTTACTCTCAGTCCCACCGCATCTACAATCTCAAGGGGAATTTACCGCAGTTGAATTATTTGATTATTACGTCCTCAGTCGCGCTTATGTTAAATTATCAACTATTCGCTCTTTTAATCCAGAAAGACAACAATATATCCGGCTAATAGTCATGCAAAATGAAGCACTATTAGAAGAAGCTTTCAGAAGAATGAAAGAGATTGGTGTAGATTACCATTCGATGCAATTACCAGATTCTCTTGGTCAAGAATATGCTACTCTAATTAAAGAAAATATCGGCGGAGATTTTTAG